The following DNA comes from Micromonospora chokoriensis.
TGACCACCCTGTCCGGCGGGGAGCGCCAACGACTCAAGCTCGCCATCCACCTGGCCGAGAAGACCACCACGTACGTCCTGGACGAACCCACCACCGGCCTGCACCTGGCCGACGTGGACCAGTTGCTGGCCCTGCTCGACCGCATGGTCGACGCCGGCAACACGGTGATCGTCATCGAGCACCACCAGGCCGTGATGGCACACGCGGACTGGATCGTCGACCTCGGCCCGGGCGCCGGACACGACGGCGGCCGGATCGTCTTCACCGGCACACCCGCCGACCTCGTCGCCCACGGCGACACCCTCACGGCCACCCACCTCCGCGAGTACGTCACCGAGCCCGCAGCGGTCGACAGGGGGTGACGCCTGCGGGGTCAGGGCTTTCCGGGCTGTGCGTCCCAGCCGACCAAGGCGTGCGCGCGGCCGGTCGGGGCACGGCCCGGTCAAGGGCACGGCGGGTGCGCGGCCCGGTCAAGGGCACGGCGGGTCGAGGGTGCGGCCCGGTCGAGGGCACGGCGGGTGCGCGGCCCGGTCGGGGGGCGCGGCGGGTGAACGGCCCGGCCAGGGCGTGCGCGCGGACCGGTCGACGCGTGTGGAGGTTGCGGCTCAGACGACGCGGCGTAGCCAGCGCCGCTGCCAGGGCGTCTCCACCGCCTTCGGGTGGTAGCCCGCCCGAACCCACGGCACCGCCCGCTCGACCGGCAGACCGTCGAGGATCGCCAACGCGGCCAGGGCCGTTCCGGTGCGGCCCACCCCACCCCGGCAGGCCACCTCGACGCGTTCGCCGTCGTGCGCCCGCCGCAGTGCCTCGCGCAGGGCATCGAGGGCGTCGGCACGATCCAGCGGAATCCAGAAATCGGGCCACCGGATCCGCCGATGCGGCCAGGCCGGCACCGGACCAGGCGCCAACAGCACGGCGAAGTCGGCAGGCGAGCTCTCCGCGGCGACACGGCGTCCGCGTACCGCAACCCCACTGGGGAGTACGAGTACGCCCGGCTGCTCCGACCACGACTGCGCGTCTGTCATCCCGACATT
Coding sequences within:
- a CDS encoding protein-tyrosine phosphatase family protein, which gives rise to MTDAQSWSEQPGVLVLPSGVAVRGRRVAAESSPADFAVLLAPGPVPAWPHRRIRWPDFWIPLDRADALDALREALRRAHDGERVEVACRGGVGRTGTALAALAILDGLPVERAVPWVRAGYHPKAVETPWQRRWLRRVV